A section of the Zonotrichia leucophrys gambelii isolate GWCS_2022_RI unplaced genomic scaffold, RI_Zleu_2.0 Scaffold_85_192490, whole genome shotgun sequence genome encodes:
- the OSGEP gene encoding tRNA N6-adenosine threonylcarbamoyltransferase: MPTVLGLEGSANKVGAGVVRDGAVLSNRRATYVTPPGHGFAPGPTGRHHRAVVLGLVRDALSEAGVEPRDLDGVAFTKGPGMGSPLAVVAAVARTLAQLWGRPLLAVNHCLGHIEMGRAVGPAPDPLVLYVSGGNTQVIAYARRRYRILGETLDVAVGNCIDRLARLLQIPNAPSPGYNVEQLAKRGRRLVPLPYVVKGLDVSFSGLLSHLQAVTPKLLESGEVTPEDLCFSLQETAFAMLAEVTERALALTRARHLLLVGGVACNHRLQEMLQSMCRARGAELCPVDDRYCIDNGAMIAQAGCEMLRVGQVTELSQSGITQRYRTDEVEVTWRD, encoded by the exons ATGCCGACCGTGCTAGGCCTGGAGGGCTCCGCCAACAAGGTGGGGGCGGGGGTGGTGCGCGACGGCGCCGTCCTCAGCAACCGCCGCGCCACCTACGTCACGCCGCCGGGACACG GGTTCGCCCCCGGGCCCACCGGGCGGCACCACCGGGCcgtggtgctggggctggtgcgGGACGCGCTGAGCGAGGCGGGCGTGGAGCCCCGGGACCTCGACGGGGTGGCCTTCACTAAAG GCCCGGGCATGGGCTCCCCGCTGGCGGTGGTGGCGGCCGTGGCGCGCACGCTCGCCCAGCTCTGGGGGCGGCCCCTGCTGGCTGTCAATCACTGCCTGGGCCACATCGAGATGGGCCGCGCCGTCGGCCCCGCCCCCGACCCTCTCGTGCTCTACGTCAGCGGCGGCAACACCCAG GTGATCGCGTACGCGCGGCGCCGGTACCGGATTCTGGGCGAGACCCTGGACGTGGCCGTGGGCAACTGCATCGACCGATTGGCCCggctgctgcag ATCCCCAacgcccccagccctggctacAACGTGGAGCAACTGGCCAAGAG gGGTCGCCGCCTGGTGCCGCTGCCCTACGTGGTCAAAGGCCTCGATGTCTCCTTCTCGGGGCTGCTCTCGCACCTGCAG gctGTGACCCCGAAGCTTTTGGAGTCGGGGGAGGTGACCCCCGAGGATCTCTGCTTCTCCCTGCAG GAGACGGCGTTCGCCATGCTGGCCGAGGTCACCGAGAGGGCGCTGGCGCTGACCCGGGCGCGGCACCTGCTGCTCGTGGGGGGCGTGGCCT GTAACCACCGGCTGCAGGAGATGCTACAGAGCATGTGCAGGGCCCGGGGGGCGGAGCTCTGCCCCGTCGATGACAG GTACTGCATTGACAACGGCGCCATGATTGCCCAGGCCGGGTGCGAGATGCTGAGGGTGGGGCAGGTGACAGAGCTCAGCCAATCAGGGATCACGCAGAG GTATCGGACGGATGAGGTGGAAGTGACGTGGAGGGATTGA